A DNA window from Oryzias latipes chromosome 5, ASM223467v1 contains the following coding sequences:
- the LOC101164972 gene encoding protein Wnt-2b-A, giving the protein MKSGESSDSSGAMGITNGHSKSIFILFLLIFTPKVDSSWWYIGALGARVICDNIPGLVNKQRQLCQKHPDLMQSISDGAKEWIKECQHQFRQQRWNCSTMDRDHTVFGRVILRSSQEAAFVYAISSAGVVYAITRACSQGELKICSCDSHKRGLGSDNNGEFEWGGCSDNINFGIKFAKAFVDAREKMVKDARALMNLHNNRCGRMAVKRFMKLKCKCHGVSGSCSLRTCWLAMSDFRLTGDYLHKKYNNAIEVTMNQDGTGFMVADKDFKGSTKNELVYVESSPDYCIKDSKTGTLGTDGRECNKFSRGLDGCEVMCCGRGYDTMPVKRVTSCDCKFKWCCSVECKVCEDVVDVHICKPSMRPEQKLSRRPGQISARLTQ; this is encoded by the exons ATGAAATCTGGGGAGTCTTCAGACAGCAGCGGTGCTATGGGGATCACAAATGGTCACTCAAAAAGCATCTTCATTCTGTTCTTACTTATTTTCACGCCGAAAGTGGATTCATCTTGGTG gtacATCGGCGCTCTGGGCGCCAGAGTGATTTGTGACAACATTCCCGGTTTGGTGAACAAGCAGAGGCAGCTCTGCCAGAAGCACCCAGATCTGATGCAGTCCATCAGCGATGGAGCCAAAGAGTGGATCAAAGAGTGCCAGCACCAGTTCAGGCAGCAGCGCTGGAACTGCAGCACGATGGACCGGGACCACACTGTGTTTGGCAGGGTCATCCTGCGCA GCAGTCAAGAGGCAGCATTTGTGTACGCCATCTCCTCGGCTGGAGTGGTCTATGCTATCACCAGAGCCTGCAGTCAGGGGGAGCTCAAGATCTGCAGCTGCGACAGTCACAAGAGAGGGCTTGGAAGTGACAACAATGGCGAATTTGAATGGGGTGGCTGCAGTGACAACATCAACTTTGGCATAAAATTTGCTAAGGCCTTCGTGGATGCAAGAGAAAAGATGGTGAAAGACGCTCGCGCTCTCATGAACCTGCATAACAATCGATGTGGTCGAATG GCAGTGAAGCGCTTTATGAAGCTGAAGTGCAAGTGTCACGGGGTCAGTGGTTCCTGTTCTCTGAGAACCTGTTGGCTGGCTATGTCTGACTTCAGGCTGACCGGAGACTATCTTCACAAGAAGTATAACAATGCCATCGAGGTGACGATGAACCAGGACGGGACTGGCTTTATGGTGGCCGACAAGGACTTCAAAGGAAGCACCAAGAATGAATTAGTCTATGTTGAGAGCTCCCCTGATTACTGTATTAAGGACTCAAAGACAG GCACCTTGGGCACAGATGGAAGGGAGTGCAACAAGTTCTCCAGAGGCCTGGACGGCTGTGAGGTCATGTGCTGCGGACGAGGCTACGACACCATGCCTGTCAAACGTGTCACCAGCTGTGACTGCAAGTTCAAGTGGTGCTGCTCCGTGGAGTGCAAAGTTTGCGAAGATGTTGTGGATGTCCACATCTGCAAGCCCAGCATGCGACCGGAGCAGAAGCTGTCAAGGAGACCTGGACAAATCTCAGCAAGGCTGACTCAGTAA
- the LOC101168033 gene encoding suppressor of tumorigenicity 7 protein-like, protein MEDTPGSNPQSLRFTEKLKSWLSCSWTYLCLIWFGMVLIMIYVLWSPLKLQESLTSASVFLNTLTPKFYVALTGTSSLISGLILIFEWWYFRKYGTSFIEQVSVSHLRPLLGGVESSSTTGLFSSVNGEAEPRPSVSECKVWRNPLNLFRGAEYNRYTWVTGKEPLTYYDMNLSAQDHQTFFTGDTQQLRPEDAVMQKAWRERNPQARIRAAYQAIKINHECAAAYVLLAEEEATTITEAERLFKKALSFAGKDINLLVYIKRRLAMCARKLGRIKEAVKMMRELMKEFPLLGMLNIHENLLEALLELQAYADVQAVLSKYDDISLPKSATICYTSALLKARAVSDKFSPEAASRRGLSTAEMNAVEAIHRAVEFNPHVPKYLLEMKSLILPPEHILKRGDSEAVAYAFFHLQHWKRAEGALNLLHCTWEGTFRIIPYPLEKGHLFYPYPGCTETADRELLPSFHEVSVYPKKELPFFILFTAGLCSFTAMLAMLTHQFPELMGIFAKAFFSTLFAPLGFFADKMESFMPSSFWHQLTRI, encoded by the exons ATGGAGGACACCCCCGGCAGTAATCCCCAATCTCTCCGATTTACAGAGAAGTTGAAGTCTTGGCTCTCTTGTTCATGGACTTACTTGTGCCTCATCTGGTTTGGCATGGTGCTGATTATGATATACGTGCTGTGGAGTCCACTGAAACTGCAGGAGTCCCTCACCTCAG cATCAGTGTTTTTGAATACCCTTACTCCCAAATTCTACGTTGCCCTCACTGGAACCTCCTCTCTCATCTCTGGACTTATCCTT atATTTGAGTGGTGGTATTTTCGCAAATATGGGACTTCGTTCATCGAACAAGTTTCTGTGAGCCACCTGCGACCTCTGCTGGGCGGAGTGGAGAGCAGCTCCACTACTGGCCTGTTCTCATCGGTTAATGGAGAAGCAGAGCCAAGACCCAGTGTGTCTG AATGTAAGGTCTGGAGGAACCCCTTGAATCTTTTCAGAGGGGCAGAATACAACAG GTACACTTGGGTAACTGGAAAGGAACCTTTGACCTACTATGATATGAACCTGTCAGCTCAAGATCATCAGACCTTCTTTACAGGAGATACTCAACAGTTAAGGCCAGAAGATGCAG TGATGCAGAAGGCCTGGAGGGAGAGAAATCCTCAAGCTCGGATCAGAGCTGCTTACCAGGCCATAAAAATAAACCACGA ATGTGCTGCTGCTTATGTCCTTTTAGCAGAGGAAGAagccacaaccatcacagaagcTGAGCgcctttttaaaaaagcctTAAGTTTTG CTGGAAAAGACATCAACTTACTGGTATACATTAAACGTAGACTGGCAATGTGTGCTCGCAAGCTGGGAAGGATCAAAGAAGCAGTCAAAATGATGAGAGAA TTAATGAAAGAGTTCCCATTGTTGGGAATGTTGAATATACATGAAAATCTGTTGGAGGCTCTTCTCGAGCTCCAAGCATACGCTGATGTCCAAGCAGTCCTTTCAAAATATGACG ACATCAGTTTGCCAAAATCAGCCACTATATGCTACACATCTGCACTGCTGAAAGCACGGGCTGTTTCAGATAA GTTCTCTCCTGAAGCGGCGTCCAGGCGGGGCCTAAGCACAGCAGAGATGAACGCCGTGGAGGCCATACACAGAGCCGTTGAGTTCAACCCACACGTGCCAAAG tACTTATTAGAGATGAAGAGCTTGATCCTGCCTCCAGAGCACATCTTGAAGAGGGGGGACAGTGAAGCGGTAGCGTACGCTTTCTTCCACCTGCAGCACTGGAAGAGAGCAGAAGGAGCCTTAAACCTTTTACACTGCACCTGGGAGGGCA CCTTCCGCATAATCCCATACCCACTGGAGAAGGGTCACCTGTTTTATCCTTACCCCGGATGCACAGAAACAGCAGATAGGGAGCTACTGCCAT CTTTCCACGAGGTGTCTGTATACCCAAAGAAAGAGCTTCcgttcttcatcctcttcactGCAGGCCTTTGCTCCTTCACTGCCATGCTGGCCATGCTCACACACCAGTTCCCCGAGCTCATGGGTATCTTTGCCAAAGCT ttcttcAGCACACTCTTCGCACCTCTGGGCTTTTTTGCAGACAAGATGGAAAGCTTCATGCCGTCCAGTTTTTGGCACCAGCTGACTCGGATCTGA